The Acropora palmata chromosome 10, jaAcrPala1.3, whole genome shotgun sequence genome contains a region encoding:
- the LOC141895587 gene encoding diphosphoinositol polyphosphate phosphohydrolase 1-like isoform X2, whose product MLEREDTEKKKRLYDAEGYTQRAGCLCFKTESEKEVLLVTSNSCPDKWIVPAGGVEPGEQYHDAAKREVLEEAGVQGNIVRPLGMFQNDIGRKRTMVYVLIVKEELDLWQDAVQGGRKRAWFPIHEAWELLSHRPLQQSYLQELIYSKWRTDQCVPNRQLQSFWAPQSNTLSCAT is encoded by the exons ATGCTG GAACGAGAAGACAccgaaaagaaaaagcgactttATGACGCTGAAGGCTATACTCAGAGAGCTGGCTGCTTGTGCTTCAAAACAGAGAGCGAGAAGGAG GTCTTATTGGTGACAAGTAACAGTTGCCCTGACAAGTGGATTGTTCCGGCTGGTGGAGTAGAGCCTGGGGAACAGTATCACGATGCAGCAAAAAGAGAAGTACTGGAAGAA GCAGGTGTACAAGGGAATATCGTTAGGCCTCTTGGGATGTTTCAG AATGACATAGGAAGAAAGAGAACCATGGTTTATGTCCTGATTGTCAAAGAAGAACTTGATTTATGGCAGGATGCAGTTCAAG GTGGTCGAAAAAGAGCTTGGTTTCCAATCCATGAAGCCTGGGAACTCCTTTCCCACCGACCCTTGCAACAATCTTATCTGCAAGAGCTTATTTACTCCAAGTGGAGAACAGATCAGTGTGTACCTAACAGGCAACTTCAGTCGTTCTGGGCTCCACAGAGTAATACTCTTTCTTGTGCAACTTGA
- the LOC141895587 gene encoding diphosphoinositol polyphosphate phosphohydrolase 1-like isoform X1 has translation MTCLWLVPTCLATQRVYKQLSRAKQKSISFALFFVPAMKEREDTEKKKRLYDAEGYTQRAGCLCFKTESEKEVLLVTSNSCPDKWIVPAGGVEPGEQYHDAAKREVLEEAGVQGNIVRPLGMFQNDIGRKRTMVYVLIVKEELDLWQDAVQGGRKRAWFPIHEAWELLSHRPLQQSYLQELIYSKWRTDQCVPNRQLQSFWAPQSNTLSCAT, from the exons ATGACATGTTTGTGGCTGGTTCCGACGTGCCTAGCCACACAACGCGTGTATAAGCAGTTAAGTCGCGCAAAACAGAAATCGATTAGTTTTGCCTTATTTTTTGTACCCGCCATGAAGGAACGAGAAGACAccgaaaagaaaaagcgactttATGACGCTGAAGGCTATACTCAGAGAGCTGGCTGCTTGTGCTTCAAAACAGAGAGCGAGAAGGAG GTCTTATTGGTGACAAGTAACAGTTGCCCTGACAAGTGGATTGTTCCGGCTGGTGGAGTAGAGCCTGGGGAACAGTATCACGATGCAGCAAAAAGAGAAGTACTGGAAGAA GCAGGTGTACAAGGGAATATCGTTAGGCCTCTTGGGATGTTTCAG AATGACATAGGAAGAAAGAGAACCATGGTTTATGTCCTGATTGTCAAAGAAGAACTTGATTTATGGCAGGATGCAGTTCAAG GTGGTCGAAAAAGAGCTTGGTTTCCAATCCATGAAGCCTGGGAACTCCTTTCCCACCGACCCTTGCAACAATCTTATCTGCAAGAGCTTATTTACTCCAAGTGGAGAACAGATCAGTGTGTACCTAACAGGCAACTTCAGTCGTTCTGGGCTCCACAGAGTAATACTCTTTCTTGTGCAACTTGA
- the LOC141894108 gene encoding uncharacterized protein LOC141894108 has product MSRLFTVILVSCVLLALFTPFYAKEVSVPDDFSAYNTCPSDTVFNFAAALYWISEEWKKYSPYKIDYPILYGLLTTLPLLPFLRVILPMKKSLQLELANECDTPQKMDRDGKQENEEKTSQEEDSDFENGSEKYFAPEFKPTYSNSITSIRSRSIHSIGEQLAAVEVKRPRASTPPVAMEIHSHVKTEESMVTLPDEKFINTADSFTTLKKMAEKVCPESAEGRACVVVASGVLIYFGVCRRFLSK; this is encoded by the exons ATGTCGAGGCTGTTTACAGTTATTTTAGTGTCTTGTGTGCTGCTTGCTCTATTTACACCTTTCTACGCGAAAGAAGTTTCGGTGCCTGATGATTTCTCGGCATATAATACATGTCCAAGCGATACAG TTTTCAACTTTGCTGCTGCGCTATACTGGATATCAGAAG aGTGGAAGAAGTACTCGCCATATAAAATTGATTATCCAATTCTATATGGCCTCCTGACGACATTGCCACTGTTACCATTCCTGCGCGTCATACTACCAATGAAAAAATCGCTGCAATTGGAG TTAGCAAATGAATGCGACACGCCACAGAAAATGGATCGTGacggaaaacaagaaaatgaagaaaagacaagTCAAGAGGAAGATAGTGATTTCGAAAATGGTAGTGAAAAGTACTTCGCTCCAGAATTTAAACCAACTTATAGCAACTCTATAACTTCCATTCGCTCCAGAAGTATACATTCTATAGGAGAACAACTGGCCGCGGTCGAGGTCAAGAGGCCTAGAGCAAGTACACCACCTGTTGCCATGGAGATACATTCACATGTTAAGACAGAAGAAAGCATGGTTACCTTGCCTGACGAAAAGTTCATAAATACCGCTGACAGCTTCACAACGCTCAAGAAAATGGCAGAAAAAGTATGCCCCGAGTCTGCAGAGGG GAGGGCTTGTGTGGTTGTGGCTTCTGGtgttttgatttattttggaGTTTGTCGCCGCTTTTTATC gaaATAA
- the LOC141895585 gene encoding L-serine dehydratase/L-threonine deaminase-like isoform X1, whose protein sequence is MLRSQQSCHASSWRTLTKMETEALHIKTPVLESHPLTTLSGFRVFLKLENVQPVSSFKIRGVGNLCQKAMRKGCNHMVCSSGGNAGLAAAYSARKLGVSCTVVVPGTTPAFMVERLREERAVVEICGDSWDDADALAMKLAKQPGYAYIPPFNHPDIWEGVATVIQESAAQLPEKPSAVVVSVGGGGLMAGVLQGMQDVGWNEVPLIAMETKGANCFDAAVQAGKLVTLDEITSIAKSLGARTVAAKALEWTHKHKIINHVCSDQEAVLACERFADDHRMLVGPACGASLACVYERLFKGWKEQGKLAELKSVLVIVCGGNIVSLKALKEWKEKLGLS, encoded by the exons ATGCTACGGAGTCAGCAAAGCTGTCACGCAAGTAGCTGGCGAACACTTACTAAGATGGAGACGGAAGCTCTTCACATCAAAACACCAGTACTTGAAAGTCACCCATTGACAACATTGTCCGGATTTCGCGtctttttaaaacttgaaaatgtgCAGCCAGTGTCGTCATTCAAGATTCGAGGTGTAGGGAACCTCTGCCAAAAG GCCATGCGTAAGGGATGCAATCACATGGTCTGTTCTTCAG GTGGCAATGCTGGCCTTGCCGCTGCTTATTCAGCAAGGAAGCTTGGTGTCTCGTGCACTGTAGTGGTTCCTGGAACAACACCAGCATTTATGGTGGAGAGGCTTCGTGAGGAAAGAGCAGTGGTTGAAATCTGTGGTGAT TCATGGGATGATGCAGATGCCCTGGCAATGAAACTTGCGAAACAGCCag GGTATGCTTATATCCCACCCTTTAATCACCCAGACATCTG GGAGGGTGTTGCCACAGTTATTCAAGAGTCTGCAGCACAGCTTCCTGAGAAGCCAAGTGCTGTAGTGGTGTCCGTAGGGGGAGGAGGCCTCATGGCTGGTGTTTTACAAGGCATGCAAGATGTTGGCTGGAATGAAGTTCCACTCATTGCCATGGAAACCAAAGGagcaaattgttttgatgcAGCAGTTCAAGCAGGGAAGCTAGTTACATTAGATGAAATTACAAG TATTGCCAAGAGTCTTGGTGCAAGAACAGTGGCTGCTAAGGCACTGGAATGGACTCATAAGCACAAGATAATCAATCATGTATGCAGTGATCAAGAAGCAGTTTTGGCATGTGAACGATTTGCAG ACGATCATCGCATGTTAGTTGGGCCGGCTTGCGGAGCATCCTTAGCGTGTGTGTATGAGCGTCTTTTCAAAGGCTGGAAAGAGCAAGGCAAGCTTGCGGAGCTTAAGTCGGTTCTTGTCATTGTCTGTGGTGGAAATATTGTGTCTTTGAAGGCTTTGAAAGAATGGAAGGAAAAACTTGGACTCAGTTAA
- the LOC141895585 gene encoding L-serine dehydratase/L-threonine deaminase-like isoform X2, with product MNVCQAMRKGCNHMVCSSGGNAGLAAAYSARKLGVSCTVVVPGTTPAFMVERLREERAVVEICGDSWDDADALAMKLAKQPGYAYIPPFNHPDIWEGVATVIQESAAQLPEKPSAVVVSVGGGGLMAGVLQGMQDVGWNEVPLIAMETKGANCFDAAVQAGKLVTLDEITSIAKSLGARTVAAKALEWTHKHKIINHVCSDQEAVLACERFADDHRMLVGPACGASLACVYERLFKGWKEQGKLAELKSVLVIVCGGNIVSLKALKEWKEKLGLS from the exons ATGAATGTTTGTCAG GCCATGCGTAAGGGATGCAATCACATGGTCTGTTCTTCAG GTGGCAATGCTGGCCTTGCCGCTGCTTATTCAGCAAGGAAGCTTGGTGTCTCGTGCACTGTAGTGGTTCCTGGAACAACACCAGCATTTATGGTGGAGAGGCTTCGTGAGGAAAGAGCAGTGGTTGAAATCTGTGGTGAT TCATGGGATGATGCAGATGCCCTGGCAATGAAACTTGCGAAACAGCCag GGTATGCTTATATCCCACCCTTTAATCACCCAGACATCTG GGAGGGTGTTGCCACAGTTATTCAAGAGTCTGCAGCACAGCTTCCTGAGAAGCCAAGTGCTGTAGTGGTGTCCGTAGGGGGAGGAGGCCTCATGGCTGGTGTTTTACAAGGCATGCAAGATGTTGGCTGGAATGAAGTTCCACTCATTGCCATGGAAACCAAAGGagcaaattgttttgatgcAGCAGTTCAAGCAGGGAAGCTAGTTACATTAGATGAAATTACAAG TATTGCCAAGAGTCTTGGTGCAAGAACAGTGGCTGCTAAGGCACTGGAATGGACTCATAAGCACAAGATAATCAATCATGTATGCAGTGATCAAGAAGCAGTTTTGGCATGTGAACGATTTGCAG ACGATCATCGCATGTTAGTTGGGCCGGCTTGCGGAGCATCCTTAGCGTGTGTGTATGAGCGTCTTTTCAAAGGCTGGAAAGAGCAAGGCAAGCTTGCGGAGCTTAAGTCGGTTCTTGTCATTGTCTGTGGTGGAAATATTGTGTCTTTGAAGGCTTTGAAAGAATGGAAGGAAAAACTTGGACTCAGTTAA